Proteins encoded within one genomic window of Pectobacterium araliae:
- a CDS encoding DUF2531 family protein — MSHISIRIALILLLVPHGVQAETLAERIDPFQPLAAARCLPSATPPWQLKGVIGSGERWVGWLTQPEVGWIKLTSGETIPPGYWLVSQLDKSGARLVLTAREAGCDGQQASLLLASPFINKPKE, encoded by the coding sequence ATGAGTCATATCTCGATCCGTATCGCATTGATATTGCTCTTAGTGCCTCATGGCGTGCAGGCAGAAACGCTTGCAGAACGCATCGATCCTTTTCAACCTCTGGCGGCTGCGCGTTGTCTGCCCTCAGCGACGCCACCGTGGCAGCTAAAAGGCGTGATTGGCTCTGGCGAGCGCTGGGTTGGCTGGCTAACTCAGCCGGAGGTCGGTTGGATCAAGCTGACAAGTGGCGAAACGATTCCCCCTGGATACTGGCTAGTCAGCCAATTGGATAAATCAGGTGCCAGGCTTGTTCTGACCGCGAGGGAGGCCGGTTGTGACGGCCAGCAGGCGAGCCTGTTGCTGGCTTCACCATTTATTAATAA
- a CDS encoding PilN domain-containing protein — translation MLLINLLPWRKIRMRQRARRWLGLLWLQTGLMLCLIAASYLFWQHKQQRAQDELNVAVAQQQQLMALYQQTHQARETLRRYQAQEHAEVRVRYDNRRNLHLLDQLAGMMPARLWLTEMADRGSHLLLSGVSENYHDIITLQHALLRHASVERVQLLQTSRERGVNTGLRFSFQANWRDADASPREEGHD, via the coding sequence ATGCTGCTGATTAATCTTTTACCCTGGCGCAAAATCCGGATGCGCCAGCGGGCACGCCGTTGGTTAGGGCTATTGTGGCTACAGACAGGGTTGATGCTATGTCTTATCGCCGCGAGCTATCTGTTTTGGCAGCACAAACAGCAACGTGCACAGGATGAACTCAATGTAGCGGTGGCCCAGCAACAGCAACTGATGGCGCTGTATCAGCAAACACATCAGGCGCGGGAAACACTACGCCGCTATCAGGCGCAAGAACACGCTGAGGTGAGAGTCCGATATGACAATCGTCGTAACCTCCACTTGCTCGATCAGCTTGCAGGCATGATGCCTGCACGCCTGTGGCTGACGGAAATGGCCGACCGCGGCTCGCATCTGCTGCTTTCCGGCGTGAGTGAAAATTATCACGATATCATTACGCTACAGCACGCGTTATTACGCCATGCTTCCGTCGAACGCGTACAACTGCTCCAGACGTCCCGAGAGCGTGGTGTGAATACTGGGCTGCGCTTTTCCTTTCAGGCCAACTGGCGCGATGCAGACGCTTCCCCGCGGGAGGAAGGCCATGATTAA